A part of Spartinivicinus poritis genomic DNA contains:
- a CDS encoding chemotaxis protein CheW has product MAEVQTPFKILQDIAKRSKQHAAGLPAQVEVKAHWSGVGFRIGEQHFVAPMEEVAEILPVPNYTQLPGVKPWVKGIANVRGRLIPIMDLPDFLGDRLSSTRKMRRILVVEYNETVSGLVVDEVLGMQHFAIDGFMNQIPRETPESLQSFLTGSYERDDELWLVFSLYALAEHPDFLQVAV; this is encoded by the coding sequence ATGGCCGAGGTGCAAACTCCTTTTAAAATCCTTCAGGATATTGCCAAACGAAGCAAACAGCATGCAGCTGGCTTGCCTGCCCAGGTTGAGGTCAAAGCTCACTGGAGTGGAGTAGGTTTTCGGATCGGTGAGCAGCATTTTGTGGCGCCGATGGAAGAGGTGGCTGAGATATTACCAGTCCCTAATTATACCCAACTACCAGGGGTAAAACCATGGGTAAAGGGTATTGCCAATGTACGTGGACGATTAATTCCGATTATGGATTTACCTGACTTTTTAGGGGATCGGCTGTCTTCTACAAGAAAGATGCGTCGGATATTAGTTGTTGAGTACAACGAAACAGTCAGTGGTTTGGTGGTTGATGAAGTGCTGGGAATGCAGCACTTCGCCATTGATGGGTTTATGAATCAAATTCCACGAGAAACACCAGAAAGTCTGCAGTCTTTTCTCACTGGCTCATATGAGCGCGATGATGAGCTATGGTTGGTATTTAGTCTGTATGCCTTAGCAGAGCATCCTGATTTTTTACAGGTGGCTGTTTAA